The following coding sequences are from one Aliarcobacter skirrowii CCUG 10374 window:
- a CDS encoding polyprenyl synthetase family protein, which yields MKDLLNKFEDYLLSNLPTIKSFHPHFEEAMGEMLKAGGKRFRPMLLLSVVNSKKPLLVDNSLKVALAVEFLHTYSLIHDDLPSMDNASLRRGFQTLHIKYDEVTAILVGDALNSEAFNLIANASLHNDIKIELIKLLGHNGGLNGMIIGQAIDCFFEKQKIELEKLEFLHINKTAKLIAASLKMGAIIASYSEQTQDELYDFGIDLGLLFQIQDDIIDELESSEVAGKTTQNDSFKNSFVNLLGLKEAMNSADKLADKCFQNLNNFDKNLQDSLLELLTNYINRHKKYNS from the coding sequence ATGAAAGATTTATTAAATAAATTTGAAGATTATCTTCTATCTAACCTCCCAACTATAAAAAGTTTTCATCCACACTTTGAAGAGGCTATGGGTGAAATGTTAAAAGCTGGTGGAAAAAGATTTCGACCAATGCTTCTTTTAAGTGTTGTAAACTCAAAAAAACCACTTTTAGTTGATAATAGTTTAAAAGTGGCACTTGCTGTTGAGTTTTTACATACATACTCACTAATTCACGATGATTTACCTTCAATGGATAATGCAAGTTTGCGAAGAGGATTTCAAACTCTTCATATAAAATATGATGAGGTAACTGCTATATTAGTTGGAGATGCTTTAAATAGTGAAGCTTTTAATCTAATAGCAAATGCTTCACTTCACAATGATATAAAAATTGAGTTAATAAAACTTTTAGGACATAATGGTGGCTTAAATGGTATGATAATTGGTCAAGCAATAGATTGTTTTTTTGAAAAACAAAAAATAGAGCTTGAAAAATTAGAGTTTTTACATATAAATAAGACTGCTAAATTAATAGCAGCATCTCTTAAAATGGGCGCAATAATTGCCTCATATAGTGAGCAAACTCAAGATGAGTTATATGATTTTGGAATAGATTTAGGACTTTTGTTTCAAATTCAAGATGATATTATAGATGAGCTTGAAAGTAGTGAAGTTGCTGGTAAAACTACACAAAATGATAGTTTTAAAAACTCTTTTGTAAATCTTTTAGGGCTTAAAGAGGCTATGAATAGTGCTGATAAATTGGCAGATAAGTGTTTTCAAAACCTAAATAACTTTGATAAAAATCTACAAGATTCTCTTTTAGAACTTTTAACAAACTATATAAATAGACACAAAAAATACAACTCTTAG
- the groL gene encoding chaperonin GroEL (60 kDa chaperone family; promotes refolding of misfolded polypeptides especially under stressful conditions; forms two stacked rings of heptamers to form a barrel-shaped 14mer; ends can be capped by GroES; misfolded proteins enter the barrel where they are refolded when GroES binds), with translation MAKEIIFSDNARNRLFAGVEKLADAVKVTMGPRGRNVLLQKSFGAPTITKDGVSVAREIELADTLENMGAQLVKEVASKTADEAGDGTTTATVLAHSIFKEGLRNVTAGANPISLKRGMDKACEAILVELKKSSKVVANKTEIEQVATISANSDSAIGKMIAEAMEKVGKDGVITVEEAKGISDELDVVEGMQFDRGYLSPYFVTNPEKMTTEFNNPFILLYDKKISSLKELLPILEGVNKAGRPLLIIAEDVDGEALATLVVNRLRGALQIAAVKAPGFGDRRKAMLEDIAVLTGATVVSEEMGMKLETTDLSALGTASKIVIDKDNTTIVDGSGSKDAVLARVNQIKAEIANTTSDYDREKLQERLAKLSGGVAVIKVGAATETEMKEKKDRVDDALSATRAAVEEGIVIGGGAALIRAAAKVKLDLCGDEQIGAAIVLRAIKAPLKQIALNAGYDAGVVANEVEKSSNENLGFNAASGEYVDMFEAGIVDPAKVERIAMQNAVSVASLLLTTEATVTDIKEDKPSMPDMSGMGGMGGMPGMM, from the coding sequence ATGGCAAAAGAGATTATATTTAGTGATAATGCAAGAAATAGACTGTTCGCTGGAGTTGAAAAACTAGCAGATGCTGTAAAAGTTACGATGGGTCCAAGAGGAAGAAATGTTTTACTACAAAAATCTTTTGGAGCTCCTACAATTACAAAAGATGGTGTAAGTGTTGCAAGAGAGATTGAACTTGCTGATACTTTAGAAAATATGGGAGCTCAACTTGTAAAAGAGGTTGCAAGTAAGACTGCTGATGAGGCTGGAGATGGAACAACAACAGCAACTGTTTTAGCTCACTCAATTTTCAAAGAGGGTCTTAGAAATGTAACAGCAGGAGCAAACCCAATCTCTTTAAAAAGAGGAATGGACAAAGCTTGTGAAGCTATTTTAGTAGAGCTTAAAAAATCTTCAAAAGTTGTTGCAAATAAAACAGAAATAGAGCAAGTTGCAACAATTTCAGCAAACTCAGATAGTGCAATTGGAAAAATGATTGCTGAAGCTATGGAAAAAGTTGGAAAAGATGGTGTTATTACTGTTGAAGAAGCAAAAGGAATTTCGGATGAGCTAGATGTTGTAGAGGGAATGCAGTTTGATAGAGGATATTTAAGTCCATATTTTGTTACAAATCCTGAAAAAATGACAACAGAGTTTAATAATCCATTTATTCTACTATATGATAAAAAAATCTCTTCACTAAAAGAGCTTTTACCAATACTAGAAGGTGTAAATAAAGCAGGACGTCCACTTTTAATTATTGCTGAAGATGTTGATGGTGAAGCATTAGCAACTTTAGTTGTAAATAGATTAAGAGGTGCATTACAAATTGCTGCTGTTAAAGCTCCAGGATTTGGTGATAGAAGAAAAGCTATGCTTGAAGATATTGCTGTGTTAACAGGTGCAACTGTTGTATCTGAAGAGATGGGAATGAAACTTGAAACTACAGATTTAAGTGCACTTGGAACTGCTTCAAAAATTGTAATTGATAAAGATAATACAACTATTGTTGATGGAAGTGGAAGTAAAGATGCAGTTCTTGCAAGAGTAAACCAAATTAAAGCAGAGATTGCAAATACAACAAGCGATTATGATAGAGAAAAACTTCAAGAGAGACTTGCAAAATTAAGTGGTGGAGTTGCTGTAATTAAAGTTGGAGCTGCAACAGAGACTGAAATGAAAGAGAAAAAAGATAGAGTTGATGATGCTTTAAGTGCAACAAGAGCTGCTGTTGAAGAGGGAATTGTAATTGGTGGAGGAGCTGCATTAATTAGAGCAGCTGCTAAAGTAAAACTTGATCTTTGTGGTGATGAGCAAATCGGAGCTGCTATTGTTTTAAGAGCTATTAAAGCACCATTAAAACAGATTGCTTTAAATGCTGGATATGATGCTGGAGTTGTTGCAAATGAGGTTGAAAAATCTTCAAATGAGAACTTAGGATTTAATGCTGCAAGCGGTGAGTATGTAGATATGTTTGAGGCTGGAATTGTAGATCCTGCAAAAGTTGAAAGAATTGCAATGCAAAATGCTGTTTCAGTAGCATCACTACTTTTAACAACAGAAGCAACTGTTACAGATATTAAAGAAGATAAACCTAGCATGCCTGATATGAGCGGTATGGGTGGAATGGGCGGAATGCCTGGAATGATGTAA
- a CDS encoding chemotaxis protein CheW — protein sequence MENKNSREKSSSNVTEFMTFELGKMKYAIELPKIKEILTYPDHITTLPNTSDWVKGLINSRGEVVPILDIRIKFNTGPIVYDVNTSIIIVITEDKRMVGIVVDLVDDTQKIDTSMLAPVAEMGSAIPSKYLKGYVRVEDHQMLVIMDIERVVSKEELED from the coding sequence ATGGAAAACAAGAACTCAAGAGAAAAAAGTAGCTCAAATGTTACTGAGTTTATGACATTTGAATTAGGAAAAATGAAATATGCTATTGAACTTCCAAAAATAAAAGAGATTTTAACTTATCCTGATCATATTACAACTTTACCAAATACATCTGATTGGGTAAAAGGTTTGATTAATTCAAGAGGGGAAGTTGTTCCAATTTTAGATATTAGAATTAAATTTAACACAGGTCCTATTGTATATGATGTAAATACATCTATTATTATTGTAATCACTGAAGATAAAAGAATGGTTGGAATTGTTGTAGATTTGGTTGATGATACACAAAAAATTGATACAAGTATGCTTGCGCCTGTTGCTGAAATGGGTTCTGCTATTCCTTCTAAATATTTAAAAGGTTATGTTAGAGTAGAAGATCATCAAATGCTTGTTATTATGGATATTGAAAGAGTTGTTAGCAAAGAAGAGTTAGAAGATTAA
- a CDS encoding peptidylprolyl isomerase: protein MKKVLLISLLCTILFAKDPIAIIDTNMGIIKVELKPQLAPKAVENFVTHSKNGYYNNQIFHRVIKNFMIQGGDPTGTGTGGESIWKKDFEDEFSSKAIFDKPFILAMANRGPNTNGSQFFITTTATYWLNGYHTIFGYVVDGFDVVRSIENVKTNGRYGGDKPISDVKINSIKIEE, encoded by the coding sequence GTGAAAAAAGTTTTATTAATATCTTTACTTTGTACAATTTTATTTGCAAAAGATCCTATTGCAATAATAGATACAAATATGGGAATAATCAAAGTTGAATTAAAACCACAACTTGCTCCAAAAGCAGTTGAAAACTTTGTAACTCACTCAAAAAATGGTTACTACAATAATCAAATTTTTCATAGAGTTATAAAAAATTTTATGATTCAAGGGGGAGATCCAACAGGAACTGGAACTGGTGGAGAATCTATTTGGAAAAAAGATTTTGAAGATGAGTTTTCATCAAAAGCTATCTTTGATAAACCTTTTATTTTAGCTATGGCAAATAGAGGTCCAAATACAAATGGAAGTCAATTTTTCATAACAACAACTGCAACTTATTGGTTAAATGGTTACCACACAATATTTGGATATGTAGTTGATGGTTTTGATGTTGTAAGAAGTATTGAAAATGTAAAAACAAATGGAAGATATGGTGGAGATAAACCTATTAGTGATGTTAAAATAAATAGTATAAAAATAGAGGAGTAA
- a CDS encoding PAS domain-containing sensor histidine kinase has product MRLAFYIKIFFTFLIFFLFLFAFFLNSFYNYHSSYIQTNNQQISKTILENQEDKLLNFLDVYRQKISIVESTIDSLKTQDDIFNFIKNRVLNDKNILEFKSLGFNSKDRYILQNNQSSNLKLQTNYNKEYFKTLRTLNLNEEYIFLDENNKNILNFAIRAKKEFFILKIDMRDFFTNQNEKLIFLNRYEIQESIDLNDFIYKKIDLNDSDFYLFLVKKDKESYKYFLFNNFSNLLYVTLFLSLIFLVITTLLIAENNKKIETKKEELDISNQEYNDILNKNSEIMDRYILFIRVDFDGVIRNISSAFSSFLGYSKSELLGHKYKRLINRNLKKVIKKTVEKSYEKKSLSLKNIQGFKKNGDRFFVDIFVEVINDEFEQYLDIICVDSTDKMKIEDLYFNLNNQVQIYNSIFENVHSGIALLNKDFKFIKVNSQLCEFLGYEEIELIRLSPLNLILSDSKKELKKLLNAMSDLIKVQKIEKIFIKKDGSKIHLELSLRLLREKEQIIFIVNSLEDKRVLQELNLNLETRIKQELAKSKAKEKIHLEEQIKSAKLSYIGSLAAGITHEINTPLTYVKGNLELMTYDINDLEDTKIKERMLQDSKKIKDGIDRIANIVESMREVTHSKASNKEKINIYQTIQTALTIAQNRAKHISKIYLNDTLFDLDDKTIFNKTFYFYGQKQKIEQVWIIIINNALDELEKIEDYDKRWLKIEVSTFEKDIIIRFKDSAGGIKNEAMKKLFEPFNSQKEKGGMGIGLSIAKNIIEENGGLIDAYNGEFGAIFEIRLKILKEDIV; this is encoded by the coding sequence AAAGACAATTTTAGAAAATCAAGAAGATAAACTTTTAAATTTTTTAGATGTTTATAGACAAAAAATATCTATTGTAGAGTCAACTATTGACTCTTTAAAAACTCAAGATGATATCTTTAATTTTATAAAAAATAGAGTTTTAAATGATAAAAATATTTTAGAGTTTAAGTCATTGGGATTTAACTCTAAAGATAGATATATATTACAAAATAATCAAAGTAGCAATTTAAAATTACAGACAAACTACAATAAAGAGTATTTTAAAACATTAAGAACTCTAAATTTAAATGAAGAGTATATATTTTTGGATGAAAATAATAAAAATATTTTAAATTTTGCAATTAGAGCAAAAAAAGAGTTTTTTATTCTCAAAATTGATATGAGAGATTTCTTTACTAATCAAAATGAAAAATTAATCTTTTTAAATAGATATGAGATTCAAGAATCAATAGATTTAAATGATTTTATCTATAAAAAAATAGATTTAAATGATAGTGATTTTTATCTATTTTTAGTAAAAAAAGATAAAGAGAGTTATAAATATTTTCTATTTAATAATTTTTCAAATCTTCTATATGTTACGCTTTTTTTATCACTTATATTTTTAGTTATAACTACTTTATTAATTGCTGAAAATAATAAGAAAATAGAGACAAAAAAAGAAGAACTTGATATTTCAAATCAAGAGTATAATGACATTTTGAATAAAAATAGTGAGATTATGGATAGATATATTCTATTTATAAGAGTAGATTTTGATGGAGTTATAAGAAATATTAGTTCAGCATTTTCTAGCTTTTTGGGTTATTCAAAAAGTGAGCTTCTGGGTCATAAGTATAAAAGATTAATAAATAGAAATTTGAAAAAAGTCATTAAAAAAACTGTAGAAAAATCATATGAAAAAAAGAGTTTGAGTCTAAAAAATATTCAGGGTTTTAAGAAAAATGGCGATAGGTTTTTTGTAGATATTTTTGTAGAGGTTATAAATGATGAGTTTGAACAATATTTAGATATTATCTGTGTAGATAGCACTGATAAGATGAAGATTGAAGATCTATATTTTAATTTAAATAACCAAGTTCAGATATATAATAGTATTTTTGAAAATGTACATAGTGGAATTGCACTTTTAAATAAAGATTTTAAATTTATAAAAGTAAATAGTCAGCTTTGTGAGTTTTTGGGCTATGAAGAGATAGAGTTAATTAGATTATCACCTTTGAATTTAATATTATCAGATTCAAAAAAAGAGTTAAAAAAATTATTAAATGCTATGAGTGATTTAATAAAAGTTCAAAAAATAGAGAAAATTTTTATAAAAAAAGATGGTTCAAAAATTCATTTAGAGCTTAGTTTAAGACTTTTAAGAGAGAAAGAGCAGATTATTTTTATTGTAAATTCACTTGAAGATAAAAGAGTTTTACAAGAGTTAAATTTAAACCTTGAAACAAGAATAAAACAGGAGTTAGCAAAGAGTAAAGCAAAAGAGAAAATCCATCTTGAAGAGCAGATAAAAAGTGCAAAACTAAGCTACATTGGAAGTTTAGCAGCTGGAATTACTCATGAGATAAATACACCTTTAACTTATGTAAAAGGAAATCTTGAGTTAATGACTTATGATATAAATGATTTAGAAGATACAAAAATAAAAGAAAGAATGCTACAAGATAGTAAAAAAATAAAAGATGGAATAGATAGAATTGCAAATATTGTTGAATCTATGAGAGAAGTTACGCACTCAAAAGCTTCAAATAAAGAGAAGATAAATATCTATCAAACAATTCAAACAGCTCTTACAATCGCACAGAATAGAGCAAAACATATAAGCAAAATCTATTTAAATGATACTTTATTTGATTTGGATGATAAAACAATATTTAATAAAACCTTCTATTTTTATGGTCAAAAACAAAAAATTGAGCAGGTTTGGATTATTATTATAAATAATGCTTTAGATGAACTTGAAAAAATTGAAGATTATGATAAAAGATGGCTAAAAATAGAGGTTTCAACTTTTGAAAAAGATATTATTATTAGATTTAAAGATAGTGCTGGTGGAATAAAAAATGAAGCTATGAAAAAACTATTTGAACCGTTTAATAGTCAAAAAGAGAAAGGTGGAATGGGAATAGGTCTATCTATTGCTAAAAATATTATTGAAGAGAATGGTGGATTAATAGATGCTTATAATGGTGAATTTGGTGCAATTTTTGAGATAAGATTAAAAATTTTAAAAGAGGATATAGTTTGA
- the panD gene encoding aspartate 1-decarboxylase, with product MTFEMLYSKIHRATVSDANLNYVGSITIDEELMQASNLRVGQKVDVVNINNGERFQTYVIKGEFGKRDMCLNGAAARKVSVGDKIIVIAYATYSQEELKNYKPTVVLVDDKNSIELITNDLVGGNYV from the coding sequence ATGACATTTGAGATGTTATACAGTAAGATTCATAGAGCAACTGTAAGCGATGCAAATTTAAATTATGTTGGTTCAATTACTATTGATGAAGAGCTTATGCAAGCTAGTAATCTAAGAGTTGGTCAAAAAGTTGATGTTGTAAATATTAATAATGGTGAGAGATTTCAAACTTATGTAATCAAAGGTGAGTTTGGAAAAAGAGATATGTGTCTAAATGGAGCAGCTGCTAGAAAAGTATCTGTTGGAGATAAGATAATTGTAATAGCTTATGCAACATATAGCCAAGAAGAGTTAAAAAATTATAAACCAACTGTTGTGCTAGTAGATGATAAAAATAGTATTGAACTTATTACAAATGATTTAGTAGGTGGTAACTATGTTTGA
- a CDS encoding TIGR00282 family metallophosphoesterase, with protein MRIGFIGDIVGRPGRKIIKEGLKHLRAEYKLDLVIANGENASHGFGLTVDSAKELFSSGVDVITGGNHSFDKKKDLQVLLENKNILRPHNYPDGVVGTGLLIKDVQVEEDIETIAVLNLMGQYSMPLVENPFNLAKKVVDDLIKKGVKNIFVDFHGEATSEKRVMLMMFKNQVSAICGTHTHVGTDDLQIFQNTAYLTDIGLTGCYDNVIGMDEKAPIQRATTGIGSHFDVPNSCKAILQMMVVDIENGVATNSFKLKKFCNSSKIYQTDAIVV; from the coding sequence TTGAGAATAGGATTTATAGGAGATATAGTTGGTCGTCCTGGAAGAAAGATAATTAAAGAGGGTTTAAAACATTTAAGAGCTGAGTATAAATTGGATTTAGTAATAGCAAATGGTGAAAATGCAAGTCATGGTTTTGGACTTACAGTTGATAGTGCAAAAGAGCTTTTTTCATCAGGAGTTGATGTAATCACAGGTGGTAACCATAGTTTTGACAAGAAAAAAGATTTGCAAGTTTTACTTGAAAATAAAAATATTTTAAGACCTCATAACTATCCAGATGGAGTAGTTGGAACAGGATTATTAATAAAAGATGTTCAAGTTGAAGAAGATATTGAGACAATTGCTGTTTTAAATCTTATGGGACAATACTCAATGCCACTTGTTGAAAATCCATTTAATCTTGCTAAAAAAGTTGTTGATGATTTAATAAAAAAAGGTGTTAAAAATATATTTGTAGATTTTCATGGTGAAGCAACAAGTGAAAAAAGAGTAATGCTTATGATGTTTAAAAATCAAGTTAGTGCTATTTGTGGAACACACACTCATGTAGGAACAGATGATTTGCAAATTTTTCAAAATACTGCATATTTAACAGATATAGGATTAACAGGCTGTTATGATAATGTAATAGGAATGGATGAGAAAGCTCCAATTCAAAGAGCAACAACTGGAATTGGTAGCCACTTTGATGTTCCAAACTCTTGTAAAGCAATATTGCAAATGATGGTTGTGGATATTGAAAATGGAGTTGCAACAAATAGTTTTAAACTTAAAAAGTTTTGTAATAGTAGTAAAATTTACCAAACAGATGCAATAGTTGTTTAA
- the ubiE gene encoding bifunctional demethylmenaquinone methyltransferase/2-methoxy-6-polyprenyl-1,4-benzoquinol methylase UbiE, which yields MEKQEKIVSMFNNIAPTYDKANRVMSMGIDKSWRDKACNKTFELYGKQEIEKIVDVACGTGDMIIFWKQNAAKKNITLKNIVGIDPSVGMMEFGKKKLPEVEFIEAFATKMPLENESADIVSISYGIRNVVQRQEAFVEFARVLKKGGLVVISEFTKNKKESLLDHLTAFYMDKILPVIGGLISKNKEAYRYLPDSIDEFLTTENLQKELKQAGLEPIYTKAFSMKISTLIIAKKV from the coding sequence TTGGAAAAACAAGAAAAAATAGTATCAATGTTTAATAACATTGCACCAACTTATGATAAAGCAAATAGAGTTATGTCAATGGGAATTGATAAAAGTTGGAGAGATAAAGCTTGTAATAAAACTTTTGAACTTTATGGAAAACAAGAGATTGAAAAGATTGTTGATGTTGCTTGTGGAACAGGTGATATGATAATTTTTTGGAAACAAAATGCAGCTAAAAAAAATATTACTTTAAAAAATATTGTTGGAATAGATCCAAGTGTTGGTATGATGGAGTTTGGTAAAAAGAAGCTTCCAGAAGTTGAGTTTATAGAGGCATTTGCTACAAAAATGCCACTAGAAAATGAGAGTGCTGATATAGTATCAATATCTTATGGAATTAGAAATGTTGTTCAAAGACAAGAGGCTTTTGTAGAGTTTGCAAGAGTTTTAAAAAAGGGTGGATTAGTTGTAATTAGTGAGTTTACTAAGAATAAAAAAGAGAGTTTGCTTGATCATCTAACAGCATTTTATATGGATAAGATTTTACCTGTTATTGGTGGATTAATATCTAAAAATAAAGAGGCTTATAGATACTTACCAGACTCTATTGATGAGTTTTTAACAACAGAAAATTTACAAAAAGAGTTAAAACAAGCTGGATTAGAGCCTATTTATACAAAAGCTTTCTCTATGAAAATTTCAACACTAATAATTGCTAAAAAAGTTTAA
- a CDS encoding YbaB/EbfC family nucleoid-associated protein, with translation MFDGIDLKNLNLGDMINKFQDMAKEQEAKNAQNLFTAKAGGGMVEISINGNSEVVDLKIDDSLLEDKDSLQILLISCMNDIIKQSEENKKRVAMNLMGNLGGLGNLGQK, from the coding sequence ATGTTTGATGGTATTGATTTAAAAAATCTAAATCTTGGAGATATGATAAATAAATTCCAAGATATGGCAAAAGAGCAAGAAGCAAAAAATGCACAAAATCTATTTACTGCAAAAGCAGGTGGTGGAATGGTTGAAATTTCAATCAATGGTAATTCTGAAGTTGTTGATTTAAAAATTGATGACTCACTTCTTGAAGATAAAGACTCTTTGCAAATACTTTTAATCTCTTGTATGAATGATATTATAAAACAAAGCGAAGAGAATAAAAAAAGAGTGGCTATGAATTTGATGGGTAATTTAGGTGGATTAGGAAATTTAGGTCAAAAATAG
- the xseA gene encoding exodeoxyribonuclease VII large subunit, translated as MNPISVTTLNTQIKSLLETTFMQVLVEGEISNLVNHSSGHIYFSIKDDSSTISCVMFKGNTKYLKFQLENGLKVVITANITVFVPRGNYQLLCTKIEPSGIGSLALAYEQLKTKLQAKGYFEQSIKKALPKYPKKIAIVTSATGAAIEDMKKVASVRWNLVELILIPTLVQGNGSIEDIAKNIKFADSLNCDIMIVGRGGGSIEDLWSFNSELVANAIYEAKTPIISAVGHEIDYLISDFVADFRAATPSNAIEIALPDTNEHLLYIDSLVNDLKSKLKNTLQRKEQELINLKSLFKQNSIESKLTFFDAQIKLLEDSFKRTLTSRLDIFSNILDNLKQSFLMNNPEKKDKIGFVQLSKDNKIVSLDDLKIDDNIELQTAKTKAIAKIISLSEQKV; from the coding sequence ATGAATCCTATTAGTGTAACTACTTTAAATACTCAAATAAAATCTCTACTAGAGACTACTTTTATGCAAGTTCTAGTAGAGGGAGAGATTTCAAATTTAGTAAATCATAGCTCTGGACACATATATTTTTCAATTAAAGATGATAGCTCAACGATATCTTGTGTTATGTTTAAAGGAAATACAAAATATCTAAAATTTCAACTTGAAAATGGATTAAAAGTTGTAATTACTGCAAATATAACAGTTTTTGTTCCAAGAGGAAACTATCAACTTCTTTGTACAAAAATTGAGCCAAGTGGAATTGGAAGTTTGGCTTTAGCTTATGAGCAACTAAAAACAAAGCTTCAAGCAAAAGGTTATTTTGAGCAAAGTATTAAAAAAGCTTTGCCAAAATATCCAAAAAAAATAGCAATTGTTACAAGTGCTACTGGAGCTGCTATTGAAGATATGAAAAAAGTTGCAAGTGTTAGATGGAATTTAGTTGAGTTAATACTTATTCCCACTCTTGTTCAAGGAAATGGAAGTATTGAAGATATAGCAAAAAATATAAAATTTGCTGATAGTTTAAATTGTGATATTATGATTGTTGGAAGAGGTGGTGGAAGTATTGAAGATTTATGGTCTTTTAATAGTGAACTTGTTGCCAATGCAATTTATGAAGCAAAAACACCAATAATTTCAGCTGTTGGACATGAAATAGATTATTTAATAAGCGATTTTGTAGCAGATTTTAGAGCTGCAACTCCATCAAATGCAATAGAGATTGCACTTCCTGATACAAATGAGCATCTTTTATATATTGATAGTTTAGTAAATGATTTAAAATCAAAATTAAAAAACACTCTTCAAAGAAAAGAGCAAGAGTTAATAAATTTAAAATCTTTGTTTAAACAAAACTCAATAGAGTCAAAACTAACATTTTTTGATGCACAAATTAAGCTTTTGGAAGATAGTTTTAAAAGAACTTTAACTTCAAGATTAGATATTTTCTCAAATATCTTAGATAATTTAAAGCAATCTTTTTTAATGAATAATCCAGAAAAAAAAGATAAAATAGGTTTTGTTCAACTCTCTAAAGATAATAAAATTGTCTCTTTGGATGATTTAAAAATTGATGACAATATAGAACTTCAAACAGCTAAAACAAAAGCAATAGCAAAAATTATTAGTTTAAGTGAACAAAAAGTATAA
- the groES gene encoding co-chaperone GroES: MNFKPLGERVLVERTEVENKTASGIIIPDNAKEKPQTAKVVAIGSKVEDVKVGDVVVFEQYRGTEIKLEGKDYLVLNIENIIGVM; encoded by the coding sequence ATGAATTTTAAACCACTAGGTGAAAGAGTTCTAGTTGAGAGAACTGAGGTTGAGAACAAAACTGCAAGTGGGATAATTATTCCTGATAATGCAAAAGAGAAACCTCAAACTGCAAAAGTAGTTGCTATTGGAAGCAAAGTTGAAGATGTAAAAGTTGGAGATGTAGTTGTGTTTGAACAATATAGAGGAACTGAAATTAAACTAGAAGGTAAAGATTATCTAGTATTAAATATTGAAAATATTATAGGAGTTATGTAA
- a CDS encoding YkgJ family cysteine cluster protein: protein MKNFIKIEDSVVDFGDCKNCEARCCKGAFGSLFSQILKEEFEVLYQNFPILFIFGSKGFIKPIILISNGYDSCPYLKDNLCSIYEKRPSVCKIYPLSPNLDNSIYTDSSCPEVFKGTNSLDIEVDFFSNYQKSYLDTHFEFDNLKIDDFEELLFIKNMRFFKYIGKESSKYLDFHKLSLENLKNYSFYK from the coding sequence ATGAAAAATTTTATAAAAATAGAAGATAGTGTAGTAGATTTTGGTGATTGTAAAAATTGTGAAGCTAGATGTTGCAAAGGAGCTTTTGGTTCATTATTTTCACAAATACTAAAAGAAGAGTTTGAAGTTCTTTATCAAAACTTTCCAATACTATTTATTTTTGGTTCTAAAGGTTTTATAAAACCTATTATCTTAATATCAAATGGTTATGATTCATGCCCTTATCTAAAAGATAATCTCTGCTCAATTTACGAAAAAAGACCTAGTGTTTGTAAAATCTATCCATTAAGTCCAAATCTTGATAACTCAATTTATACAGATAGCTCTTGTCCTGAAGTTTTTAAAGGAACAAATAGTTTAGATATAGAAGTTGATTTTTTTTCAAATTATCAAAAAAGCTACTTAGATACTCACTTTGAGTTTGATAATCTAAAAATTGATGATTTTGAAGAGTTACTTTTTATAAAAAATATGAGATTTTTTAAATATATTGGAAAAGAGAGTTCAAAATATTTAGATTTTCACAAACTTTCCCTTGAAAATCTTAAAAATTATAGTTTCTATAAATAA